In one window of Deinococcus terrestris DNA:
- a CDS encoding type II toxin-antitoxin system VapC family toxin yields the protein MYLLDTNVVRERSRPQPDERVRAWLRAHRVGETYLSVITLAELEQGILRLGDTRRGAALREFLSGVEVQFTGRILPIDRAVARMWAAMTAQAISAGKPLGYADSLIAATALTHGLTVVTRNVTDFEAAQVRVVNPWEGA from the coding sequence ATGTACTTGCTCGACACCAACGTCGTCAGAGAGCGCAGCCGGCCTCAACCCGATGAGCGCGTCCGGGCCTGGCTGCGAGCGCACCGCGTCGGGGAAACCTACCTCAGTGTCATCACCCTAGCGGAACTCGAGCAGGGCATCCTGCGCCTGGGAGACACCCGGCGGGGGGCGGCCCTGCGCGAGTTCCTGAGTGGCGTGGAGGTGCAGTTCACGGGCCGCATCCTGCCCATTGACCGGGCGGTGGCCCGCATGTGGGCGGCCATGACGGCGCAGGCGATCTCGGCGGGTAAGCCGCTGGGCTACGCGGACTCGCTGATCGCGGCGACGGCCTTGACCCATGGCTTGACCGTCGTAACCCGCAACGTGACCGACTTTGAAGCCGCGCAGGTTCGGGTCGTCAACCCCTGGGAAGGGGCCTGA
- a CDS encoding aldo/keto reductase yields the protein MQTRVLGHSGLQVSVIGLGCNNFGGRLDQATTDAVVRRALDRGITLFDTADIYGNRGGSETMLGKALGAERAGIVLASKFGLPMDDSGQLQGAKPAYVRQALEASLRRLGTDYLDLYQLHRPDPETPIEDTLGALDELVQEGLVRHVGVSNMDAAGVRAADEAARRLGLTRFTACQDEYSLLVRGLEDELLPTMRDLGLGLLPYFPLASGLLSGKYQAGQPLPEGARITGSEGAQNRYLTERNWQVVEDLRQFAQTRGRTLLELAFSWLLSNELTSSVIAGATRPEQIDQNVAAAGWVLTSEELAEVGRITSA from the coding sequence ATGCAAACGCGCGTCTTGGGTCACTCCGGCCTCCAGGTCTCTGTTATCGGCCTCGGGTGCAACAACTTCGGTGGCCGCCTTGACCAGGCCACCACCGACGCCGTCGTGCGACGTGCCCTCGACCGGGGCATCACCCTCTTCGACACCGCCGACATCTACGGCAACCGGGGCGGCTCCGAGACGATGTTGGGCAAGGCCCTCGGGGCAGAGCGCGCGGGGATTGTGCTCGCCAGCAAGTTCGGTCTGCCAATGGATGACAGCGGCCAGCTTCAGGGCGCGAAGCCCGCCTATGTCCGCCAGGCCCTGGAGGCCAGCCTGCGTCGCCTCGGCACCGATTACCTCGACCTCTACCAGCTGCACCGCCCCGATCCGGAGACCCCCATCGAGGACACCCTCGGCGCTCTGGACGAGTTGGTTCAGGAGGGTCTGGTGCGCCACGTGGGGGTGTCCAACATGGACGCGGCGGGGGTGCGGGCCGCGGACGAGGCGGCGCGGCGGCTGGGCCTGACCCGCTTCACGGCCTGTCAGGACGAGTACAGCCTGCTGGTGCGGGGCCTCGAGGACGAGCTGCTTCCGACCATGCGTGACCTGGGCCTGGGCCTGCTGCCGTACTTCCCCCTGGCCAGCGGCCTGCTGAGCGGGAAGTATCAGGCGGGGCAGCCGCTCCCCGAAGGCGCCCGCATTACCGGATCGGAGGGTGCGCAGAACCGCTACCTGACCGAGCGGAACTGGCAGGTGGTGGAAGACCTGCGTCAGTTCGCCCAGACCAGGGGACGCACCCTGTTGGAACTGGCCTTTAGCTGGCTGCTCTCGAACGAGCTCACAAGCAGCGTCATCGCCGGGGCGACCCGGCCCGAGCAGATCGACCAGAACGTCGCGGCGGCAGGCTGGGTGCTGACCTCGGAGGAGCTCGCGGAGGTGGGCCGCATCACCTCGGCCTGA
- a CDS encoding amylo-alpha-1,6-glucosidase, which translates to MLSTRTVLKDNDLYLVGDQQHQVAQGESGLYRRDTRFLCRYEWRLGGERPQPLVQHERWPFWLHEQSANADVGYTMHVGITRDLTLTGTEVRDRLRITLYQPGTHRLSLRLGADFADMFEVRGWPGGVGPREVGTRPVPGGVEFAYTAGDGLRCRALVQATPEPTWDGEALNWELDQDTDVQVSVFLLQGDEVPTAGDPDALAREYAALPVPLTLPDPRDQRVLERSVQDLRSLSFQTEAGPFPAAGLPWFVAPFGRDSLIIALLTHRHLPDLAVTVARYLAARQGTNLDPVTLEQPGKILHEERTGELTRLGRTPHRPYYATADATPLFVWLVGELSRERPELAAELRPHWEAALTWLTTFGDPDGDGLIEYTPDPGGITNAVWKDSGDSTFTEDGEDVSGHVAVIEVQGYAYAAFLAAARMYRDLGESGRALEWEARAATLQDTFQRAFWWPERGYYVHGLNGDKRPLRVLVSNPAHTLWTGIIPPEFAPTVARTALGEELWSGWGIRTLGVREPRYNPVSYHNGSVWPHDTAAAALGFERYGLHAEAAQIARALFDVARWAPDHRLSELLAGFPRDGGPPVPYPAACHPQGWDAAIPLALAHLLPGSTGKEAVQGSRQEQPEFHEWRK; encoded by the coding sequence ATGCTGAGCACCCGCACCGTCCTGAAGGACAACGACCTGTACCTCGTCGGCGACCAGCAGCATCAGGTCGCCCAGGGCGAGAGTGGCCTCTACCGCCGCGACACCCGCTTTCTGTGCCGCTACGAGTGGCGGCTCGGCGGCGAGCGCCCGCAGCCCCTGGTGCAGCATGAGCGCTGGCCCTTCTGGCTGCACGAGCAGTCGGCCAACGCGGACGTGGGCTACACCATGCACGTCGGGATCACCCGCGACCTGACCCTCACCGGGACCGAGGTGCGCGACCGCCTGCGGATCACCCTGTACCAGCCGGGCACCCATCGCCTGAGCCTGCGCCTGGGTGCCGATTTCGCCGACATGTTCGAGGTACGCGGCTGGCCGGGCGGTGTCGGCCCCCGTGAGGTCGGAACCCGCCCGGTGCCGGGAGGGGTCGAGTTCGCCTATACCGCCGGGGACGGCCTGCGCTGCCGCGCCTTGGTGCAGGCGACTCCCGAACCCACCTGGGACGGCGAGGCGCTGAACTGGGAGCTGGATCAGGACACCGACGTGCAGGTCAGCGTCTTTCTTCTCCAGGGGGACGAGGTGCCCACGGCAGGGGACCCGGACGCCCTGGCCCGCGAGTACGCCGCCCTGCCCGTGCCCCTGACCCTGCCCGATCCCCGCGACCAGCGGGTGCTGGAGCGCAGCGTGCAGGACCTGCGCAGCCTGAGCTTTCAGACGGAGGCGGGTCCCTTTCCGGCGGCGGGTCTGCCCTGGTTCGTGGCTCCCTTCGGGCGCGACAGCCTGATCATCGCCCTGCTGACCCACCGGCACCTCCCCGACCTCGCCGTGACGGTCGCCCGGTACCTCGCGGCCCGGCAGGGCACCAACCTTGATCCCGTCACCCTGGAGCAGCCCGGCAAGATCCTGCACGAGGAACGGACCGGCGAACTCACCCGGCTGGGCCGCACCCCGCACCGCCCCTACTACGCGACCGCCGACGCCACGCCCCTCTTCGTGTGGCTGGTGGGCGAACTCAGCCGGGAGCGCCCCGAACTCGCGGCCGAGCTGCGCCCCCACTGGGAGGCGGCCCTGACCTGGCTGACCACCTTCGGCGACCCCGACGGGGACGGCCTGATCGAGTACACCCCCGACCCCGGCGGCATCACCAACGCGGTCTGGAAAGACAGCGGCGACTCCACCTTCACTGAGGACGGGGAGGATGTCAGCGGCCACGTCGCGGTGATCGAGGTGCAGGGCTACGCCTACGCCGCCTTCCTCGCCGCCGCCCGGATGTACCGGGACCTGGGCGAGTCCGGGCGTGCCCTGGAGTGGGAAGCCCGCGCCGCCACCCTGCAAGACACCTTTCAGCGGGCCTTCTGGTGGCCCGAGCGCGGCTATTACGTCCACGGCCTGAATGGGGACAAGCGGCCCCTGCGGGTCCTCGTCTCCAACCCGGCCCACACGCTCTGGACCGGCATCATCCCGCCCGAGTTCGCGCCGACAGTCGCCCGCACCGCGCTGGGCGAGGAGCTGTGGAGCGGCTGGGGGATTCGCACTCTGGGGGTGCGCGAGCCGCGCTACAACCCGGTCTCGTACCACAATGGCAGCGTGTGGCCGCACGACACCGCCGCCGCCGCCCTAGGTTTCGAGCGCTACGGCCTGCACGCGGAGGCGGCCCAGATCGCCCGCGCCCTGTTCGACGTGGCCCGCTGGGCACCGGACCACCGCCTCAGCGAGCTACTGGCGGGCTTTCCCCGTGACGGTGGCCCGCCGGTGCCCTACCCGGCCGCCTGCCACCCCCAGGGGTGGGACGCCGCAATTCCGCTCGCGCTCGCGCACCTGCTGCCGGGAAGCACCGGGAAAGAGGCTGTGCAGGGAAGCAGGCAGGAGCAACCCGAGTTCCACGAATGGCGTAAATAG
- a CDS encoding ATP-binding protein: MRLKTFGGPALEGTTFSRPKSLLLLAYLAAEGGGSRAHLRELFWPDVSDPAGNLRFALSQIRAAWPEAIREEGGQLHLGIPSDVSELLHAFRSAPEQVPMLYQGAFLEGLRLDWSAELEDWGLTMREHLAGQVRTHLIRQAAERHGQGKSDEVSALLRQAWRLPGARPLDAEELQALYALAALTGDELAGPLRQEARELEVPLEVTSRPAALAPVPSPPGALPLPPTSFVGRQEELRELHALLDDPDTRLLTLLGPGGTGKTRLALELARGRPGPPPVYVTLETVATPDLVPGAVALALGLKPSLAQGTLDLLKEGIGTRPLLLILDNFEQVLEAGAPLAGLLDACPGLQLLVTSRERLGLPQETLYPVGGLAHAGPDSEAAQLFVSRARRANARFRPTPDTLPVIAEICDRLEGSPLGIELAAAWVRSLPPAQIAAELALGPELLEAGEGKARRGLRTVFEQSWARLSGEQQRLASALSVFAGGLTRLDAAAVAGATLRPLLALVDAAFLRVSGDGRYALHPLLRHFLRQRLAADVEREAAAERAHAAHFTGRALDAWTDFYGGGRPGGQERSAGWGREEYANLQAALGYAERHGRAEQALDLTRFQSGEWINRGLMRDGIERLDRLLEGASDPASPSTRWGWLTRAQLQLNLGQPGPELTHALDQAITLARQAGDGACLSQALSGRGLLCAYGGDFSAAREHLHEAERVAADADFPYGQAAALVNLGAVANHLHDLPAVRSHLERGVALAGAHGFDSLEGGASLLQAEALLTLGDYASAERACLRTEALFLRLNRQHDLGFAYLMLGIAALWKCGPSQARAQGRLDEAQKWLSRSAQLLERGSVGQKMDLLRPGQGDVLLGQEAWPEAQLHFQQALDTAQGEDDTATMMNAHHGLTRVAHAQGHFPTALEHFRQMLSLTSHYIALLVGLEGAAATVSRLGGPDVAARVWGATAAFRQEHAVPVPPYFREGLDREQALARERLTEESFNQLLSAGGATELGAARELLLNWQSVGVR; the protein is encoded by the coding sequence ATGCGCCTGAAAACCTTCGGCGGGCCAGCTCTGGAAGGAACAACCTTCTCGCGCCCCAAGAGTCTGCTCCTGCTCGCCTACCTCGCGGCCGAGGGCGGGGGCAGCCGGGCGCACCTGCGGGAGCTGTTCTGGCCGGACGTCTCGGATCCAGCGGGCAACCTGCGCTTTGCGCTCTCGCAGATTCGGGCGGCGTGGCCAGAAGCAATTCGGGAGGAGGGCGGACAGCTTCACCTGGGCATCCCCTCAGACGTCTCGGAACTGCTTCACGCCTTCCGGTCGGCCCCAGAGCAGGTGCCCATGCTCTACCAGGGGGCTTTCCTGGAGGGCCTCCGGCTGGACTGGAGTGCCGAACTGGAAGACTGGGGGCTGACCATGCGCGAGCACCTGGCCGGACAGGTGCGCACCCATCTGATCCGCCAGGCGGCTGAACGGCACGGGCAGGGGAAGTCGGATGAGGTCTCGGCCCTGCTCCGGCAGGCGTGGCGTCTGCCCGGTGCCAGGCCCCTCGACGCCGAGGAGCTGCAGGCCCTCTACGCGCTCGCAGCCCTGACCGGAGACGAACTGGCTGGCCCGCTGCGGCAGGAGGCCCGGGAACTGGAGGTGCCGCTGGAGGTCACGTCGCGGCCTGCGGCCCTGGCCCCGGTCCCCTCCCCTCCGGGGGCGCTGCCCCTTCCGCCGACCAGCTTCGTGGGGCGGCAGGAGGAACTGCGCGAACTGCACGCCCTGCTGGACGACCCGGACACCCGGCTGCTGACCCTGCTGGGACCGGGTGGAACCGGCAAGACCCGGCTGGCCCTGGAACTCGCCCGGGGGCGCCCAGGGCCGCCCCCCGTTTACGTCACCCTGGAGACGGTCGCCACACCGGACCTCGTGCCGGGGGCCGTCGCCCTGGCCCTGGGCCTGAAGCCCTCGCTCGCGCAGGGCACGCTGGACCTGCTCAAAGAAGGCATCGGGACTCGGCCGCTGCTGCTGATTCTCGACAATTTTGAGCAGGTCCTAGAGGCGGGGGCACCGCTGGCCGGGCTGCTGGACGCCTGTCCAGGGTTGCAGCTGCTCGTCACGTCCAGGGAGCGGCTGGGACTGCCTCAGGAGACCCTCTATCCGGTGGGTGGCCTGGCCCACGCTGGCCCCGACTCGGAGGCGGCGCAACTGTTCGTGAGCCGGGCGCGGCGGGCCAATGCCCGCTTCCGGCCCACGCCAGACACCCTTCCGGTCATCGCCGAAATCTGCGATCGGCTGGAAGGCTCACCGCTGGGCATCGAACTCGCGGCGGCGTGGGTGCGGTCGCTTCCCCCCGCACAGATCGCGGCGGAGCTGGCCCTGGGCCCCGAACTGCTGGAGGCGGGAGAGGGAAAAGCGCGCCGAGGCCTGAGGACCGTCTTTGAGCAGTCCTGGGCCAGGCTGTCCGGCGAGCAGCAGCGGCTGGCGAGCGCCTTGAGCGTCTTCGCGGGGGGCCTGACCCGGCTCGACGCGGCGGCGGTCGCCGGGGCCACGCTGCGCCCCCTGCTGGCGCTGGTGGACGCCGCCTTCCTGCGGGTGTCGGGAGACGGGCGCTACGCCCTGCACCCGCTGCTGAGGCACTTCCTCCGGCAGAGGCTCGCGGCGGACGTGGAGCGGGAGGCTGCGGCCGAACGTGCCCACGCCGCGCACTTCACGGGCCGGGCACTGGACGCCTGGACGGACTTTTACGGGGGCGGCCGCCCCGGCGGTCAGGAACGGTCTGCCGGGTGGGGCCGCGAGGAGTACGCGAACCTCCAGGCGGCCCTGGGTTATGCCGAGCGTCACGGCCGTGCCGAGCAGGCCCTCGACCTGACCCGCTTTCAGTCGGGAGAGTGGATCAACCGTGGCCTGATGCGGGACGGCATAGAGAGGCTGGACCGGTTGCTGGAGGGGGCCAGCGATCCTGCCAGCCCCAGCACACGCTGGGGCTGGCTGACCCGCGCCCAGTTGCAACTCAACCTGGGGCAACCCGGCCCCGAGCTGACCCATGCCCTGGACCAGGCCATCACGCTGGCGCGGCAGGCGGGAGACGGGGCGTGTCTCTCGCAGGCCCTGAGTGGACGGGGCCTGCTCTGCGCCTATGGGGGCGACTTCAGCGCCGCCCGCGAGCACCTGCACGAAGCCGAGCGGGTGGCCGCGGACGCCGACTTTCCCTATGGTCAGGCCGCCGCGCTCGTCAACCTCGGTGCGGTCGCCAATCACCTCCATGACCTCCCTGCCGTCCGGTCACACCTGGAACGGGGGGTGGCCCTCGCGGGGGCTCACGGGTTCGACAGTCTGGAGGGGGGAGCCTCCCTCTTACAGGCAGAGGCGCTGCTTACCCTGGGGGACTACGCGTCGGCCGAGCGGGCTTGCCTGCGGACGGAGGCCCTATTTCTGAGGCTGAACCGGCAGCACGATCTCGGCTTCGCCTACCTGATGCTGGGGATCGCGGCCCTGTGGAAGTGCGGGCCGTCCCAGGCCAGGGCACAGGGCAGGCTCGACGAGGCCCAGAAGTGGCTGTCACGAAGTGCCCAGCTGCTGGAGCGCGGCTCGGTGGGGCAGAAGATGGACCTGCTGCGCCCAGGCCAGGGAGACGTTCTCCTGGGTCAGGAGGCGTGGCCGGAGGCCCAGCTTCACTTTCAGCAGGCCCTGGACACAGCGCAGGGCGAGGATGACACGGCCACCATGATGAACGCCCATCACGGGCTGACGCGGGTGGCCCATGCGCAGGGACATTTCCCCACAGCCCTGGAGCACTTCCGGCAGATGCTGTCTCTAACCTCGCATTACATCGCGCTGCTGGTCGGCTTGGAGGGGGCGGCAGCGACCGTCAGCCGCCTCGGGGGGCCTGACGTCGCCGCCCGCGTCTGGGGCGCCACCGCCGCCTTCCGACAGGAGCACGCCGTGCCGGTCCCACCCTATTTCCGGGAGGGTCTTGACCGGGAGCAGGCGCTCGCGCGTGAGCGCCTGACAGAGGAGAGCTTCAACCAGTTGCTGAGCGCTGGTGGCGCCACAGAGCTCGGGGCGGCGCGCGAGCTGCTGCTGAACTGGCAGAGCGTAGGCGTGAGGTAG
- a CDS encoding type II toxin-antitoxin system Phd/YefM family antitoxin, which yields MKEAWKLQDAKARFSELVDAALKEGPQTVTRRGQKAVVVVPYQEFVRLTQAETTLDDALAGAPEELVFERDRTPVPAVTLE from the coding sequence ATGAAAGAAGCCTGGAAATTGCAAGATGCCAAGGCCCGCTTCAGTGAGCTGGTGGATGCGGCGCTGAAAGAAGGGCCGCAAACGGTCACCCGGCGCGGACAGAAGGCCGTCGTGGTGGTTCCCTATCAGGAGTTCGTGCGCCTGACCCAGGCCGAGACGACCCTGGACGACGCGCTGGCGGGCGCACCGGAAGAACTCGTCTTCGAGCGTGACCGCACACCCGTTCCTGCCGTCACGCTCGAATGA
- the cas6 gene encoding CRISPR system precrRNA processing endoribonuclease RAMP protein Cas6 → MPALLEVTLGTTAPRPRGLLGVPLHGLVFAALEHLNPGLSAHLHAAEVKPFRVGAAQWQDVEGGAVVRFLLGALADDLTDVLLEAFTPGGTHGDENATLWGEVLDVEVLARETYAALYARHAGGTSGRTIHLRFVTPTTFQATGLDMPFPVPKTVFYGLQRRWEAFSDLRFGEDLNGWVGRAVRVQDFQLRPRSVYFKGVREAALSACVGEVQFTLARPGDIEPAFVRLLADYANFAGVGYKTTYGLGHVEAWGWREHARE, encoded by the coding sequence ATGCCCGCCCTGCTGGAAGTGACGCTGGGCACCACGGCCCCCCGGCCGCGCGGGCTGCTGGGTGTGCCGCTGCACGGGCTGGTCTTCGCGGCCCTGGAGCACCTGAACCCCGGTCTGTCCGCGCACCTTCATGCGGCGGAGGTCAAGCCCTTCCGGGTGGGGGCCGCGCAGTGGCAGGACGTGGAGGGCGGGGCGGTGGTGCGCTTCTTGCTGGGCGCGCTGGCCGACGACCTCACCGACGTGCTGCTGGAGGCTTTCACTCCCGGCGGTACACACGGCGACGAGAACGCGACCCTGTGGGGCGAGGTGCTGGACGTGGAAGTGCTGGCCCGCGAAACCTACGCGGCGCTGTACGCCCGGCACGCGGGGGGCACGTCGGGCCGGACCATTCACCTGCGCTTCGTCACGCCGACGACCTTCCAGGCGACCGGACTGGACATGCCGTTCCCGGTGCCCAAGACGGTGTTTTACGGCCTTCAGCGCCGCTGGGAGGCATTCAGCGACCTGCGCTTCGGAGAGGACCTGAACGGCTGGGTGGGACGGGCGGTGCGCGTGCAGGACTTCCAGTTGCGGCCCCGGTCGGTGTACTTCAAGGGAGTCCGGGAGGCCGCCCTCAGCGCCTGCGTGGGCGAGGTCCAGTTCACCCTCGCACGGCCCGGCGACATCGAACCCGCCTTCGTGCGGCTGCTGGCCGATTACGCCAACTTTGCGGGGGTCGGCTACAAGACCACCTATGGCCTGGGCCACGTGGAGGCCTGGGGCTGGCGGGAGCACGCCCGGGAGTAA
- a CDS encoding carbohydrate ABC transporter permease — MTVLPAPRRARVADTGERWLARRRWARAAWLYAFMLVMSFFFLGPFLMGVLSSFKDDPNEYPPRLIIPQLSAQYIGAAYDLGVQGGGGGWQGGLYPGRTVTFDVQVRSPGGTPPTPPAAALFPYQPVSLVSIARFAQARDFARLSLTPTGTSGDVRSYRVTVEYPALTQQAGRVVTGQLGAPGDRLTATLEDGRTVPLTLDTPEAQAVQYTLSQYQPVEVVERGGTYFLRGPIFERTPLQIDVQRGQAVVEGTLPPSDEQNFGRSLAYRNVTPGILGYTFNNYRRAFNETANPATGRSLFFTWMLNTFFYAFLRVAAAIVFCSLAGYALARLHFPGKTLIFLAFVLFAQMVPAQVNLVSNYVLLNDLGLLNLWGLWFNGLVAAAGVFLMKQFFEGMPRELEESAAIDGAGPFTTFWRVMLPQAGPALVALAITQFQGAWNDFFWPLVILRENTSFTLTVGLSNFRELYGGQGDYGLILAGAVLSAIPVIIVFVIFQRYFVDTGADSAVKG; from the coding sequence ATGACCGTCCTTCCCGCACCGCGCCGCGCCCGCGTGGCCGACACCGGCGAGCGCTGGCTGGCCCGCCGCCGCTGGGCACGGGCCGCGTGGCTCTACGCCTTCATGCTGGTCATGAGCTTCTTTTTCCTGGGACCCTTCCTGATGGGCGTGCTGAGCAGTTTCAAGGACGACCCCAACGAGTACCCGCCCCGGCTAATCATCCCGCAGCTCAGCGCCCAGTACATCGGCGCGGCTTACGACCTGGGCGTGCAGGGCGGCGGCGGGGGCTGGCAGGGCGGGCTGTATCCGGGCCGCACGGTCACCTTTGATGTGCAGGTGCGCTCGCCGGGGGGCACGCCGCCGACGCCGCCTGCCGCCGCGCTGTTTCCGTACCAGCCGGTCAGCCTGGTGAGCATTGCCCGCTTTGCGCAAGCCCGCGACTTTGCCCGGCTCTCGCTCACGCCGACAGGCACGAGCGGCGACGTGCGCTCCTACCGGGTGACGGTGGAGTACCCGGCGCTGACCCAGCAAGCCGGGCGAGTCGTGACCGGGCAACTCGGCGCCCCCGGCGACCGCCTCACCGCGACCCTGGAGGATGGCCGGACGGTGCCCCTCACACTGGATACCCCCGAGGCCCAGGCAGTGCAGTACACCCTGTCGCAGTACCAGCCGGTCGAGGTGGTCGAGCGGGGCGGGACTTACTTCCTGCGGGGGCCTATCTTCGAGCGCACGCCCCTCCAGATCGACGTGCAGCGCGGGCAGGCGGTGGTGGAAGGGACGCTGCCGCCCTCCGACGAGCAGAACTTCGGGCGGTCGCTGGCCTACCGCAACGTGACGCCGGGCATCCTGGGCTACACCTTCAACAACTACCGCCGCGCCTTCAACGAGACGGCCAACCCCGCGACCGGGCGCAGCCTCTTTTTCACCTGGATGCTGAACACCTTTTTCTATGCCTTCCTGCGCGTCGCGGCGGCCATCGTCTTTTGCTCGCTGGCGGGGTACGCGCTGGCGCGGCTGCACTTTCCCGGCAAGACACTGATCTTCCTGGCCTTCGTGCTGTTCGCGCAGATGGTGCCTGCCCAGGTCAATCTGGTGAGCAACTACGTGCTGCTCAACGACCTGGGGCTGCTCAACCTCTGGGGGCTGTGGTTCAACGGGCTGGTCGCGGCGGCGGGCGTCTTCCTGATGAAGCAGTTTTTCGAGGGCATGCCGCGTGAACTCGAGGAATCGGCGGCCATTGACGGCGCCGGTCCCTTCACGACCTTCTGGCGGGTGATGCTGCCGCAGGCGGGTCCAGCCCTGGTCGCGCTGGCGATCACCCAGTTTCAGGGGGCCTGGAACGACTTCTTCTGGCCGCTGGTGATCCTGCGCGAGAACACCAGCTTCACCCTGACGGTCGGCCTGTCGAACTTCCGCGAGCTGTACGGCGGGCAGGGCGACTACGGCCTGATCCTGGCGGGCGCGGTCCTCAGCGCGATTCCGGTCATCATCGTGTTCGTGATCTTTCAGCGCTACTTCGTGGACACCGGAGCCGACAGTGCCGTCAAGGGCTGA